In the Geobacter sp. FeAm09 genome, one interval contains:
- the lpxD gene encoding UDP-3-O-(3-hydroxymyristoyl)glucosamine N-acyltransferase, which translates to MSKTLQELAEYLGGQVKGDPAVAITGLGTLDNAVEGQITFLANPRYGAKVGTTRAAAIVMPPTAETFGRNAIVVDNPYLAFAMLLTLFTSRPRSARGVMEGAFVGRDVVIGKDASIYPGACIADGVRIGDRVTIHGNVSLYEGVVLGDDVTLHSGVSVREGCRLGSRVTIHNGTVIGGDGFGYAPNGKGWFKIPQIGNVVIEDDVEIGANATVDRAALETTRIGRGTKIDNLVQVAHNCDIGEDCIIVAQAGIAGSARLGRHVTLGGQVAIVDHTVIGDNAMISGQSGVFGDVAAGAVLSGTPAMPHQARLKSAAIFPYLPEMRKTLAKLGNRMARVEERLAPVTAIE; encoded by the coding sequence GTGAGTAAAACCCTGCAGGAACTGGCCGAGTATCTCGGCGGCCAGGTTAAGGGCGACCCGGCTGTCGCCATCACGGGGCTTGGGACGCTGGACAACGCGGTGGAGGGGCAGATCACCTTTCTGGCCAACCCCCGCTATGGCGCCAAGGTCGGGACGACCCGCGCCGCGGCGATCGTCATGCCTCCCACGGCCGAGACCTTCGGCCGCAACGCCATCGTGGTGGATAATCCGTACCTTGCGTTCGCCATGCTGCTGACGCTCTTCACCTCCCGGCCGCGCAGCGCCAGGGGGGTCATGGAGGGGGCTTTCGTGGGGCGGGACGTGGTCATCGGCAAGGATGCCTCCATCTACCCCGGCGCCTGCATCGCCGACGGGGTGCGGATCGGCGACCGGGTAACCATCCACGGGAATGTATCGCTCTACGAGGGGGTGGTGCTGGGGGACGATGTGACCCTGCATTCCGGCGTATCCGTGCGCGAGGGGTGCCGCCTCGGGAGCCGCGTTACCATCCACAACGGCACCGTCATCGGTGGAGACGGTTTCGGCTATGCCCCCAACGGGAAGGGGTGGTTCAAGATCCCCCAGATCGGCAACGTGGTCATCGAGGACGATGTGGAGATCGGGGCCAACGCAACCGTTGACCGGGCCGCCCTGGAGACCACCCGCATCGGGCGCGGCACCAAGATCGACAACCTGGTGCAGGTGGCCCACAACTGCGATATCGGCGAGGATTGCATCATCGTCGCCCAGGCCGGCATAGCTGGGAGCGCCCGCTTGGGCAGGCACGTCACCCTCGGCGGCCAGGTGGCCATCGTCGATCATACCGTGATCGGCGACAACGCCATGATCTCCGGCCAGTCGGGCGTATTCGGCGATGTGGCGGCAGGGGCGGTATTGAGCGGCACCCCGGCCATGCCTCACCAGGCGCGGCTCAAGTCCGCCGCCATATTCCCCTATCTGCCGGAGATGCGCAAGACACTGGCCAAGCTGGGAAACCGCATGGCGCGGGTAGAGGAACGACTGGCCCCTGTCACGGCCATAGAGTAG
- a CDS encoding efflux RND transporter permease subunit yields MIEKVIEYSAKNRVIVLMIFALIVAFGIWSVYRTPVDAIPDLSDNQVIVFTDYPGRSPQVVEDQVTYPLAVNLQGLPQVKAVRASSAFGFSMIYVIFEDKADIYWARTRVLERLNYAASLLPPGVVPTLGPDGTGVGHVFWYTIEGKGYDLEQLRTLQDWFVRYQLNTVQGVAEVASIGGYVREYQIDLDPNKLFAYNIKVGKVMEAVKASNKDVGGRLIEQADAEYLIRGRGYVQSKADLENIVVGADMRGTPIYVKNLGTVQMGGAIRRGMLDMNGEGEAVGGIVVMRYGENAKDVIDRVKVKIKDLEKGLPPGVKIMVSYDRSDLIERAIDTLKKALTEESVVVSLVILVFLLHFQSALVIVLTLPIAVLISFITMKFMGVSSNIMSLGGIAIAIGVLVDAGVIMVENCYRHLSEMPPEERKEKRLEVIIASAKQVGRAIFFSLAIIVLSFVPVFLLEGQEGKMFHPLAFTKTFSMVGSALIAITLVPVLMYYFMRGKMPPESSNPVSTFFIKLYSPVIRWVLKWKKTTIALNLVALGIAVPMFMHLGSEFMPPLDEGSLLYMPVTLPNVSITEAKRIIQVQDAIIKSVPEVQHVLGKVGRAETSTDPAPVSMFESIIILKPKEQWRPGMKKADIVAELDGKLQQIGVRNGWTQPIINRINMLSTGVRTDLGVKIFGSDLNVLKDLAVQAEGILKTVPGAADVVAERVTGGNYLDIDIDREAAARYGVNVADVQDVIETALGGATLSTTVEGRNRFPIRIRYERDYRDSIPAIRQILVGSADGAQVPLALVTKLKVSTGAPEINSEGGLLRSIVFLNVRGRDMGGFVNEAKQTLEKQLKLPAGYYVAWSGQWENQVRAKARLQVLIPMGMVIIFILLYFTFHSALEASMVMLSVPFALVGGVYLVAALGYNLSVAVWVGFIALYGIAVETGVVMVIYLHEALDKKLINGPCTEQDIYDATFEGAVLRLRPKLMTVAVALIGLVPIMWSSGTGADMMKPIAAPMIGGMISSAVHVLIMTPVIFVLMKKRELRKGTLKYSGMKH; encoded by the coding sequence ATGATCGAAAAAGTCATCGAATACTCCGCCAAAAACCGCGTCATCGTCCTGATGATCTTTGCCCTGATCGTAGCCTTCGGCATCTGGTCGGTGTACAGGACCCCGGTGGACGCCATCCCTGACCTGTCCGACAACCAGGTGATCGTGTTCACCGATTACCCCGGCCGCTCGCCCCAGGTGGTGGAGGACCAGGTCACCTACCCCCTGGCGGTCAACCTCCAGGGGCTGCCCCAGGTCAAGGCCGTGCGCGCCTCGTCGGCCTTCGGCTTTTCCATGATCTACGTGATCTTCGAAGACAAGGCGGACATCTACTGGGCCCGCACCCGGGTCCTGGAGCGGCTCAACTACGCCGCCTCCCTGCTCCCTCCCGGCGTGGTGCCGACCCTGGGGCCGGACGGCACCGGGGTCGGGCACGTGTTCTGGTACACCATCGAGGGGAAAGGGTACGACCTGGAACAGTTGCGCACCCTGCAGGACTGGTTCGTGCGCTACCAGTTGAACACCGTCCAGGGGGTGGCCGAGGTGGCCTCCATCGGCGGCTACGTGCGGGAGTATCAGATCGATCTGGACCCCAACAAGCTGTTCGCCTACAACATCAAGGTGGGCAAGGTGATGGAGGCGGTCAAGGCCTCCAACAAGGACGTGGGGGGGCGGCTCATCGAGCAGGCCGACGCCGAGTACCTGATCCGGGGGCGCGGCTATGTCCAGTCCAAGGCCGACCTGGAGAACATCGTGGTGGGCGCCGACATGCGCGGCACGCCGATCTACGTCAAGAACCTGGGCACGGTCCAGATGGGGGGCGCCATCCGGCGCGGCATGCTGGACATGAACGGCGAAGGTGAGGCCGTGGGCGGCATCGTGGTCATGCGCTACGGCGAGAACGCCAAGGACGTCATCGACCGGGTCAAGGTCAAGATCAAGGACCTGGAAAAGGGACTGCCGCCGGGCGTGAAGATCATGGTCTCCTATGACCGATCCGACCTGATCGAGCGGGCCATCGACACCCTGAAAAAGGCCCTGACCGAGGAGTCGGTGGTGGTCTCCCTGGTGATTCTGGTATTCCTGCTCCACTTCCAGAGCGCCCTGGTGATCGTCCTGACCCTCCCCATCGCGGTATTGATCTCCTTCATCACCATGAAGTTCATGGGGGTCAGTTCCAACATCATGTCCCTGGGGGGGATCGCCATCGCCATCGGCGTCCTGGTGGATGCCGGGGTCATCATGGTGGAGAACTGCTACCGCCACCTGTCGGAGATGCCGCCGGAGGAGCGCAAGGAGAAGCGCCTTGAGGTGATCATCGCCAGCGCCAAGCAGGTGGGAAGGGCAATCTTCTTCTCCCTGGCGATCATCGTGCTCTCCTTTGTGCCGGTCTTCCTACTGGAGGGCCAGGAGGGGAAGATGTTCCACCCCCTGGCCTTCACCAAGACCTTCTCCATGGTCGGTTCGGCCCTGATCGCCATCACCCTGGTGCCGGTGCTGATGTACTACTTCATGCGGGGCAAGATGCCGCCGGAGAGCTCCAACCCGGTATCCACGTTCTTCATCAAACTCTACTCCCCGGTAATCCGCTGGGTGCTGAAATGGAAGAAGACCACCATCGCCCTCAACCTGGTGGCGCTGGGGATCGCCGTCCCCATGTTCATGCACCTGGGGAGCGAGTTCATGCCGCCTTTGGATGAGGGGTCGCTGCTCTACATGCCGGTCACCCTGCCCAACGTCTCCATCACCGAGGCCAAACGCATCATCCAGGTGCAGGATGCCATCATCAAGAGCGTGCCCGAGGTGCAGCATGTCCTGGGCAAGGTCGGCCGCGCCGAGACCTCCACCGACCCGGCGCCGGTCTCCATGTTCGAGAGCATCATCATCCTGAAGCCCAAGGAGCAGTGGCGGCCGGGGATGAAAAAGGCCGACATCGTGGCCGAACTGGACGGCAAGCTCCAGCAGATCGGTGTGCGCAACGGCTGGACCCAGCCGATCATCAACCGCATCAACATGCTCTCCACCGGGGTACGCACCGACCTGGGGGTCAAGATTTTCGGCTCCGACCTGAACGTGCTCAAAGATCTGGCCGTGCAGGCCGAGGGGATTCTGAAAACCGTGCCGGGTGCGGCGGACGTGGTGGCCGAGCGGGTCACCGGCGGCAATTACCTGGACATCGACATCGACCGGGAGGCGGCGGCCCGCTACGGCGTCAACGTTGCCGACGTCCAGGATGTCATCGAGACCGCCCTGGGGGGCGCCACCCTCTCCACCACGGTGGAGGGGAGGAACCGCTTCCCCATCCGCATCCGCTACGAGCGGGACTACCGGGACAGCATCCCGGCCATCCGCCAGATCCTGGTGGGGAGCGCCGACGGCGCCCAGGTCCCCCTGGCCCTGGTGACCAAGCTCAAAGTCTCCACCGGCGCCCCAGAGATCAACAGCGAAGGGGGCCTGTTGCGCTCCATCGTGTTCCTCAACGTGCGCGGCCGGGACATGGGCGGGTTCGTCAACGAGGCTAAGCAGACGCTGGAGAAACAGCTCAAGCTGCCGGCCGGCTACTATGTGGCCTGGTCCGGGCAGTGGGAGAACCAGGTGCGGGCCAAGGCACGCCTCCAGGTGCTGATACCCATGGGGATGGTTATCATCTTCATTCTGCTCTACTTCACCTTCCACTCGGCCCTGGAGGCCAGCATGGTCATGCTCTCGGTCCCCTTTGCCCTGGTGGGGGGTGTCTACCTGGTGGCGGCCCTGGGATACAACCTGTCGGTGGCGGTGTGGGTCGGCTTCATCGCCCTGTACGGCATCGCCGTGGAGACCGGGGTGGTGATGGTCATCTACCTGCATGAGGCCTTGGACAAGAAGCTGATCAACGGCCCCTGCACAGAGCAGGACATCTACGACGCCACCTTCGAGGGCGCCGTGCTCCGCCTGCGGCCCAAGCTCATGACCGTGGCCGTGGCCCTCATCGGCCTGGTGCCGATCATGTGGTCCTCCGGCACCGGGGCCGACATGATGAAGCCGATCGCCGCCCCCATGATCGGCGGCATGATCTCCTCGGCGGTGCACGTGCTCATCATGACGCCGGTGATCTTCGTGCTCATGAAAAAGCGGGAGTTACGGAAGGGGACGCTGAAGTATTCGGGGATGAAACATTAG
- a CDS encoding efflux RND transporter periplasmic adaptor subunit → MALNKKITIPLTLVVLAIVVASWLYKSGKLGKVSGWTKSDGTAKQELNAKPLWTCPMHPFIIKDKPGACPICGMELIKKQNDAQSATQTPEQKQQAAMIGHVSLSPTQRVMANVATVEVKQEDLNKEINAVGIVQYDQSRQAKVTAWIAGRIDKLHVGAVGAYVGRNRPVAEVYSPDLLASQQEYLLAVKSRDQLKNSPIPSISQNGDGLVQSAKQRLMLFGVKESQIAELERAGKPNIRLPIYTPLSGVVIEKMVQQGQYVNTGDVLFNIADLSRVWVEIEVYENEFPNIKIGQRVEIQSQSFPGKPFSGRIAFIYPFLDPKTRTVKARVEMANPGMKLKPDMFVRASIKIGLGKAIVVPVTAVMDTGKRQVAWIETSPGMFEPRDVQLGQRTDDRVQVLSGLKPGDKVAVSGAYLIDSESQLKGGGGHETMPGMKMDDKKPAPTAPAPAKKDSLKMDDMKM, encoded by the coding sequence ATGGCCTTAAACAAGAAGATAACCATCCCCCTGACCCTGGTGGTCCTGGCCATCGTCGTCGCCAGCTGGCTGTACAAGAGCGGCAAGCTGGGCAAGGTGAGCGGCTGGACCAAAAGCGACGGCACCGCCAAGCAGGAACTGAACGCCAAACCGCTCTGGACCTGCCCCATGCACCCCTTCATCATCAAGGACAAGCCCGGGGCCTGCCCGATCTGCGGCATGGAACTGATCAAGAAGCAAAACGACGCCCAGAGCGCCACCCAGACGCCGGAGCAGAAGCAGCAGGCCGCAATGATCGGCCATGTCTCCCTTTCGCCGACCCAGCGGGTGATGGCCAACGTGGCCACGGTGGAGGTGAAGCAGGAGGATCTGAACAAGGAGATCAACGCCGTGGGCATCGTGCAGTACGACCAGTCGCGCCAGGCCAAGGTCACGGCCTGGATCGCCGGGCGCATCGACAAGCTGCACGTGGGCGCGGTGGGCGCCTACGTCGGCAGGAACAGGCCGGTGGCCGAGGTCTATTCCCCCGATCTGCTGGCCTCCCAGCAGGAGTACCTCCTGGCGGTGAAAAGCCGCGACCAGTTGAAGAACTCGCCCATCCCCTCCATCTCCCAGAACGGTGACGGGCTGGTGCAGTCGGCCAAACAGCGTCTGATGCTGTTCGGGGTCAAGGAGAGCCAGATCGCCGAGTTGGAACGGGCCGGCAAACCCAACATCCGCCTGCCGATCTACACGCCCCTGTCCGGCGTGGTCATCGAAAAGATGGTGCAGCAGGGGCAGTACGTCAACACCGGCGACGTGCTGTTCAACATCGCCGACCTCTCCCGGGTCTGGGTCGAGATTGAGGTCTACGAGAACGAATTCCCCAACATCAAGATCGGCCAGCGGGTGGAGATCCAGTCCCAGTCCTTCCCCGGCAAGCCCTTCAGCGGCAGGATCGCCTTCATCTATCCCTTCCTGGACCCCAAGACCAGGACGGTCAAGGCGCGGGTGGAGATGGCCAACCCGGGCATGAAGCTCAAGCCTGACATGTTCGTGCGGGCGTCGATCAAGATAGGGTTGGGCAAGGCCATCGTCGTGCCGGTCACGGCGGTGATGGATACGGGCAAGCGCCAGGTGGCGTGGATCGAGACCTCCCCCGGCATGTTCGAGCCGCGGGACGTACAGCTCGGTCAGCGCACCGACGACCGGGTGCAGGTCCTCTCCGGCCTCAAACCGGGGGACAAGGTGGCGGTTTCCGGCGCCTACCTCATCGACTCCGAATCCCAGCTCAAGGGGGGCGGCGGTCATGAGACCATGCCCGGCATGAAGATGGACGACAAGAAACCGGCACCGACAGCACCGGCTCCGGCCAAGAAGGATTCTCTGAAGATGGATGATATGAAGATGTGA
- a CDS encoding TolC family protein — MKTTIVLLALLVTATLPAGFSRAAETRPPESLPELVKTALANNPEVAASEAYLKMLENKAKQAGSLEDPMLMLKIQNGVVTDPLNFRRDSMTQKVVGISQQLPWFGKRGLRSDVARREAEASHWNRKERILDIARGVKETYYQIYFTDKSLEILNKNTRILDDFITIAQNRYAVGQGVQQDIFKAQLEKSKLMDMRITLEQQRRSLEIRLNNLLYRPVNTPVGAIPDPQIAPFNHGDAELLEQAEKNRPLLKGMRAQIDKSQAAQALARKEFFPDFTVSFEYMQREPAMGSDGSDMYGLGVTFNLPLQRERRHAMLAESASEQAMSTAELNDAKNSIRSTIADLISQMERRRKLAGLYKGGIIPQAEQALESAVIAYRVGKVDFLALLDSRLTLFNYERDYYDSLADYQIRLAQLEATVGADLENGYTMADHDHH; from the coding sequence ATGAAAACCACCATCGTTCTTCTCGCCCTGCTCGTCACCGCCACGCTTCCGGCAGGCTTCAGCCGCGCGGCCGAAACCAGGCCACCGGAGAGTCTCCCTGAACTGGTGAAAACCGCCCTGGCGAATAACCCCGAGGTCGCGGCCTCGGAGGCGTACCTCAAGATGCTGGAAAACAAGGCCAAACAGGCCGGCAGCCTGGAAGACCCCATGTTGATGCTGAAAATCCAGAACGGCGTCGTAACCGATCCTCTCAATTTCAGGCGCGACAGCATGACCCAGAAGGTCGTGGGTATCAGCCAGCAACTCCCCTGGTTCGGCAAACGCGGCCTGCGCAGCGACGTGGCGCGGCGCGAAGCCGAGGCCTCCCACTGGAACCGGAAGGAACGCATCCTGGACATCGCCCGGGGGGTCAAGGAAACCTACTACCAGATCTACTTCACCGACAAATCCCTGGAGATCCTGAACAAGAACACCCGCATCCTGGACGACTTCATCACCATCGCCCAAAACCGCTACGCGGTGGGCCAGGGGGTTCAGCAGGACATATTCAAGGCCCAGTTGGAAAAATCGAAACTGATGGACATGCGCATCACCCTGGAGCAGCAGCGGCGCAGCCTGGAGATCAGGCTGAACAACCTGCTCTACCGCCCGGTGAACACCCCCGTCGGCGCCATCCCGGACCCGCAGATCGCCCCCTTCAACCACGGCGACGCGGAACTGCTGGAACAGGCCGAGAAAAACCGCCCGCTCCTGAAGGGGATGCGGGCCCAGATCGACAAGAGCCAGGCGGCACAGGCCCTGGCCCGCAAGGAGTTCTTCCCCGATTTCACCGTCTCCTTCGAATACATGCAGCGGGAACCGGCCATGGGGAGCGACGGCTCGGACATGTACGGCCTGGGGGTCACCTTCAACCTGCCGCTGCAACGGGAGCGGCGCCACGCCATGCTGGCCGAGTCGGCCTCGGAGCAGGCCATGTCCACGGCCGAACTGAATGACGCCAAAAACAGCATCCGCAGCACCATCGCCGACCTGATCTCCCAGATGGAGCGCCGCCGGAAGCTGGCCGGTCTGTACAAGGGGGGCATCATCCCCCAGGCCGAGCAGGCCCTGGAATCGGCGGTCATCGCCTACCGGGTGGGCAAGGTTGATTTTCTGGCCCTTCTGGACAGCCGGCTGACGCTCTTCAACTACGAGCGGGACTACTACGACTCCCTGGCCGATTACCAGATCAGGCTGGCCCAGTTGGAGGCCACGGTAGGTGCCGACCTGGAAAACGGCTACACTATGGCGGATCACGACCATCATTAG
- a CDS encoding sigma-54 dependent transcriptional regulator → MTPKILIIDDDTSLRRVLEYNLQEAGYQVVAAASGEEGLRLFADEAPALVITDMKMPGMDGLQVLKAVKERSPETLVMIITAFGTVDIAVEAMKLGAYDYITKPFNRDELRLTVGKALQFTGLAAENKRLKDQLADRSDFRTIVGASRQMERVFDIVRKVADSEAAVLITGESGTGKELVARSIHAHSGRKDAPFVAINCAAIPRDLLESELFGHVKGAFTGAVKDKTGRFQLAEGGTLFLDEVGELPLELQPKLLRALQEKVVEPVGGTRAHKLDVRLVAATNLDMEKALSEGTFREDLYYRLSVIPIHLPPLRERPDDIPLLLRYFCAKHGSTQVTFDRPALDTLVHYGWPGNVRELENTVERLLIMRNGDTITPEDLPDKIRSGNGAASTATAVINLPAEGYSLERLEHEVVVAALERNHWNQTAAARFLRIPRHTLIYRMEKYGIVPPEK, encoded by the coding sequence ATGACCCCCAAAATCCTCATCATCGACGACGACACCTCCCTCAGGCGGGTATTGGAATACAACCTCCAGGAGGCCGGCTACCAAGTGGTTGCCGCGGCCAGCGGCGAGGAGGGGCTGAGGCTGTTCGCCGATGAAGCGCCCGCCCTGGTGATCACCGACATGAAGATGCCCGGCATGGACGGGCTCCAGGTATTGAAGGCGGTCAAGGAACGGTCGCCCGAGACCCTGGTGATGATCATCACCGCCTTCGGAACCGTGGATATCGCCGTGGAGGCCATGAAACTGGGGGCCTACGACTACATCACCAAGCCCTTCAACCGGGACGAGCTGCGGCTCACCGTGGGCAAGGCCTTGCAATTCACCGGCCTGGCCGCCGAGAACAAGCGCCTGAAGGACCAACTTGCCGACCGCTCCGACTTCCGCACCATTGTGGGGGCCTCGCGCCAGATGGAGCGGGTCTTCGACATCGTGCGCAAGGTGGCCGACAGCGAGGCGGCGGTGCTCATCACCGGCGAATCGGGCACCGGCAAGGAGTTGGTGGCCCGTTCGATCCACGCCCACAGCGGACGAAAGGATGCCCCCTTCGTGGCCATCAACTGCGCCGCCATCCCCCGCGACCTTCTGGAGAGCGAGCTGTTCGGCCACGTCAAAGGCGCATTCACCGGCGCGGTGAAGGACAAGACCGGCAGGTTCCAACTGGCCGAGGGGGGTACCCTGTTCCTGGACGAGGTGGGGGAACTCCCCCTGGAATTGCAGCCCAAGCTGCTCCGGGCCTTGCAGGAAAAGGTCGTGGAGCCGGTGGGGGGGACCAGGGCGCACAAATTGGACGTACGCCTCGTGGCCGCCACCAACCTGGACATGGAAAAGGCTTTGAGTGAGGGGACCTTCCGGGAGGACCTGTACTACCGGCTGTCGGTCATCCCGATCCACCTCCCCCCCTTGCGGGAGCGGCCGGACGACATACCGCTCCTGCTCCGCTATTTCTGCGCCAAGCACGGCAGCACCCAAGTCACGTTCGACCGCCCGGCCCTGGATACACTCGTGCACTACGGCTGGCCCGGCAATGTGCGGGAATTGGAGAACACAGTGGAACGCCTGCTGATCATGCGCAACGGGGATACCATCACCCCGGAGGATCTGCCGGACAAGATCCGCTCCGGCAACGGTGCGGCATCCACGGCAACGGCGGTGATCAACCTCCCCGCCGAGGGATATTCCCTGGAGCGGTTGGAGCACGAGGTGGTGGTGGCCGCCCTGGAGCGCAACCACTGGAACCAAACTGCCGCGGCCCGGTTCCTGCGCATCCCCCGCCATACCCTCATCTACCGCATGGAGAAGTACGGAATCGTTCCTCCGGAGAAGTAA
- a CDS encoding Bro-N domain-containing protein, which produces MNDKPALFEGYQIRRIYDEQTETWYFSVVDIIRALLQQPDYQTARKYWNKLKERLNREGSQTVTDCHQLKLPAEDGKMRLTDTASPEVLLRLIQSVPSPKAEPIKLWLARVGYERMQDMTDPARSLDRAREYWRQHGRSEKWIQQRMMGQETRNKLTDYWKEHDIRKESEFAILTNIIHQEWSGLTVQAHKEVKGLNTQNLRDHMSEAELIFTALAELSTRQIAEVAEATGMEENKIASKKGGGIAKKARLELEQKTGRSVVTGDNYLPPKAAVIDSNSKKK; this is translated from the coding sequence ATGAATGACAAACCGGCACTTTTCGAAGGCTATCAGATTCGCAGAATCTACGACGAACAGACGGAGACGTGGTATTTCTCCGTTGTGGACATTATCCGTGCCTTGCTGCAACAGCCGGACTATCAGACCGCCCGCAAGTATTGGAACAAATTGAAAGAACGCCTGAACAGAGAAGGAAGTCAAACGGTGACAGATTGTCACCAGTTGAAGCTACCAGCCGAAGACGGCAAGATGCGCCTTACCGACACAGCCTCGCCGGAAGTCTTACTCCGCTTGATCCAGTCCGTTCCTAGCCCCAAGGCCGAACCGATCAAGCTTTGGCTGGCCAGGGTAGGTTATGAGCGGATGCAGGACATGACCGATCCGGCCCGTTCGCTGGACCGGGCCAGGGAATACTGGCGGCAGCACGGCAGAAGTGAAAAGTGGATTCAGCAGCGGATGATGGGGCAGGAAACCCGCAACAAGCTGACCGACTACTGGAAAGAACATGACATCAGGAAGGAATCCGAATTTGCCATCCTGACCAACATCATTCATCAGGAATGGTCGGGCTTGACGGTGCAGGCGCACAAAGAGGTAAAAGGGCTGAATACCCAGAATCTGCGTGACCATATGAGCGAGGCAGAGTTGATCTTTACCGCCCTGGCGGAACTCTCCACCCGCCAGATTGCCGAAGTGGCCGAGGCCACCGGCATGGAGGAAAATAAGATTGCCAGCAAGAAAGGCGGAGGCATCGCCAAAAAAGCGCGTTTGGAGTTGGAGCAAAAGACCGGCAGAAGCGTTGTGACCGGGGACAATTATCTGCCGCCGAAGGCTGCTGTTATTGACAGCAACTCGAAGAAGAAGTGA
- a CDS encoding PAS domain-containing sensor histidine kinase: protein MKSTILRTALLGLSILGISLLHYLTPLHLPYLHDIFQRFYYLPVILAALWFGFRGGLLCSLTVSVAYAPHILFQWGGGLALEMEKYLEIVMYNVVGGVTGLLAQRERARSRELQRTAQGLEESYNKLQAQSERIMTIEEQLRRAERLSTLGEMAAVLAHEIRNPLGSIRGTAEILRDDYRPGDPKHEFIEIQIKETERLNRVVEEFLRMARPQPAEMARCSLREELETIVTLTANDAKGRKIKLTLEPPAGDLFVNADGEKLRQAFLNIVINALQATPAGGTVTIATRQADGLHEIHFNDSGPGIEASALARIFEPFFTTKPDGTGLGLAITKKIVEAHGGTLKIESQTGTGTKVVVQLPKIS from the coding sequence ATGAAATCAACCATCCTGCGCACCGCCCTGCTGGGCCTTTCCATCCTGGGCATCAGCCTGCTCCACTACCTGACGCCGCTGCACCTGCCCTATCTTCACGACATCTTCCAGCGTTTCTACTACCTGCCGGTCATCCTGGCGGCCCTCTGGTTCGGCTTCCGGGGCGGCCTGCTCTGCTCCCTCACGGTCAGCGTGGCCTACGCCCCGCACATCCTCTTCCAATGGGGGGGCGGCCTGGCCCTGGAGATGGAGAAGTACCTGGAGATCGTCATGTACAACGTGGTGGGAGGCGTCACGGGGCTCCTGGCGCAGCGGGAGCGCGCCCGGAGCCGGGAACTCCAGCGGACCGCCCAGGGGCTGGAGGAATCCTACAACAAGCTGCAGGCCCAGTCGGAACGGATCATGACCATCGAGGAGCAGTTGCGCCGGGCGGAGCGGCTCTCCACCTTGGGAGAGATGGCGGCGGTGCTGGCCCACGAGATCAGGAACCCTCTCGGCTCCATCCGCGGCACGGCCGAGATCCTGCGGGACGACTACCGACCCGGCGACCCCAAGCACGAGTTCATTGAAATCCAGATCAAGGAGACGGAGCGGCTCAATCGGGTGGTGGAGGAATTCCTGCGCATGGCCCGCCCCCAGCCGGCGGAGATGGCACGCTGCTCGTTACGGGAAGAGCTGGAAACCATCGTCACCCTCACCGCCAACGACGCCAAGGGGCGCAAAATAAAACTCACGTTGGAACCGCCTGCCGGCGACCTCTTCGTCAACGCCGACGGCGAGAAACTGCGTCAGGCGTTCCTGAATATCGTCATCAACGCCCTGCAGGCCACGCCGGCGGGCGGCACCGTAACCATCGCCACCCGGCAGGCCGACGGGCTCCACGAGATCCACTTCAACGACAGCGGTCCGGGGATCGAGGCCAGTGCCCTGGCGCGGATCTTCGAGCCGTTCTTCACCACCAAACCGGATGGCACCGGCCTGGGTCTGGCCATAACGAAAAAGATCGTCGAGGCCCACGGCGGTACTCTGAAGATAGAGAGCCAAACCGGTACGGGCACGAAGGTGGTGGTGCAGTTACCGAAAATATCGTAG
- a CDS encoding ABC transporter ATP-binding protein: MSLIEINNLTKHYTSGGETVEALRGVDIAIEAGEFITVMGQSGSGKSTLLSVLGGMNHPTSGEVEMAGVKLYQLPGEKLADFRAQNLGFVFQSFHLIPYLTALENVMLPLAIVKAKNAQKQAAARQALERVGLGAKAGRLPSQLSGGEQERVAIARAIVNTPHILLADEPTGNLDSRTSDEVMALFRELNAAGQTIVMVTHNPDNGRHSDRTITLKDGRVV; the protein is encoded by the coding sequence ATGTCACTCATTGAAATCAATAATCTGACCAAGCACTACACCAGCGGCGGCGAGACGGTCGAAGCGCTGCGCGGCGTGGACATCGCCATCGAGGCCGGAGAATTCATCACCGTCATGGGGCAGTCCGGCTCCGGCAAAAGCACCCTCCTCTCGGTGCTGGGGGGGATGAACCACCCCACATCGGGCGAGGTGGAGATGGCCGGGGTGAAGCTCTACCAGCTTCCCGGCGAGAAACTGGCCGATTTCCGGGCTCAGAACCTTGGGTTCGTCTTCCAGTCCTTCCACCTGATCCCCTACCTGACAGCGTTGGAAAACGTCATGCTCCCCCTGGCCATCGTCAAGGCCAAAAACGCCCAGAAGCAGGCCGCTGCCCGCCAGGCCCTGGAGCGGGTCGGTCTGGGGGCCAAGGCCGGGCGGCTCCCCAGCCAGCTCTCGGGGGGCGAGCAGGAACGGGTCGCCATCGCCCGGGCCATCGTCAACACGCCCCATATCCTGCTGGCCGACGAACCGACCGGCAACCTGGATTCCCGCACCAGCGACGAGGTCATGGCATTGTTCCGCGAACTGAACGCCGCCGGCCAGACCATCGTGATGGTCACCCACAACCCGGACAACGGCAGACACAGCGACCGGACCATCACCTTGAAGGACGGGCGAGTCGTGTAA